One Salarias fasciatus chromosome 22, fSalaFa1.1, whole genome shotgun sequence DNA segment encodes these proteins:
- the fam133b gene encoding protein FAM133 isoform X1, whose protein sequence is MGKRDNRVAYINPIAAARARGPIQNSGPTIQDYLSRPRPTWEELKEQLEKKKKGSRSLADFEDKMNEKWRKVLAKNREKLLGAGEKEKEKDKKVTDKEKEEKKEKKEKKKKEKKKSSRVRRDLQCVTGGRCHSVIQNTVHTHSFTVNHYIYLSLKQANILKSHEPCFHCVLVKHSSSSSSSSSSDSSSSSSSESEDEEEKKSMKKKRKKKKSSNRRASDPSEEESDGESKKRKRIKEEGDKEKQDERGRRKKRKADRGHRDSSSESSADTDGEETEAKKKKRSSEEKEKFTDKSKKKRKKKHKKHGRKKKKRTASQSDSELN, encoded by the exons ATGGGCAAGAGAGACAATCGAGTG GCTTACATTAACCCGATTGCTGCCGCCCGAGCCAGAGGGCCGATACAGAACTCCGGACCGACCATACAGGATTATCTCAGCAGACCTCGGCCAACATG GGAGGAACTCAAGGAGCAgttggaaaagaagaaaaaaggttCTCGTTCCCTGGCTGACTTTgaagacaaaatgaatgaa AAATGGAGGAAAGTTCTTGCAAAAAACAGGGAAAAGTTGCTCGGTGCCGgtgagaaggaaaaagaaaaggacaaaaaagtgacagacaaagaaaaagaggagaagaaagagaaaaaagag aaaaagaagaaagaaaagaagaagtcaAGCAGGGTGAGGAGAGACCTCCAGTGTGTTACTGGTGGTCGGTGCCACTCTGTTATTCAGaacacagtacacacacactctttcactgtaaatcattatatttatttgtctttgaaACAAGCGAATATTCTCAAGTCTCATGAACCctgctttcattgtgttttggtcaagcattcttcatcttcctcttcttcatcgaGTTCTGATTCCTCTAGCAGCTCCTCGTCTGAGTCTGAAGATGAG gaagaaaagaagagcaTGAAAAAgaaacggaagaaaaagaagtcGTCTAATCGGAGAGCATCGGACCCCTCAGAGGAAGAATCCGATGGAGAAAGCaag aaaaggaaacgaATCAAGGAAGAAGGCGACAAAGAAAAG CAGGACGAACGGGGTCgtaggaagaagaggaaggccgACAGAGGTCACAGGGACTCCTCATCAGAGTCGTCTGCGGACACAGACGGGGAAGAG aCTGAAgccaagaagaaaaagagaagtagtgaggaaaaagagaaattcACA gacaagtccaagaagaagaggaaaaagaagcacaaaaaacacggccggaaaaagaaaaagaggacgGCCTCCCAGTCGGACTCAGAGCTCAACTAG
- the fam133b gene encoding protein FAM133 isoform X2, with amino-acid sequence MGKRDNRVAYINPIAAARARGPIQNSGPTIQDYLSRPRPTWEELKEQLEKKKKGSRSLADFEDKMNEKWRKVLAKNREKLLGAGEKEKEKDKKVTDKEKEEKKEKKEKKKKEKKKSSRVRRDLQCVTGGRCHSVIQNTVHTHSFTVNHYIYLSLKQANILKSHEPCFHCVLVKHSSSSSSSSSSDSSSSSSSESEDEEEKKSMKKKRKKKKSSNRRASDPSEEESDGESKKRKRIKEEGDKEKDERGRRKKRKADRGHRDSSSESSADTDGEETEAKKKKRSSEEKEKFTDKSKKKRKKKHKKHGRKKKKRTASQSDSELN; translated from the exons ATGGGCAAGAGAGACAATCGAGTG GCTTACATTAACCCGATTGCTGCCGCCCGAGCCAGAGGGCCGATACAGAACTCCGGACCGACCATACAGGATTATCTCAGCAGACCTCGGCCAACATG GGAGGAACTCAAGGAGCAgttggaaaagaagaaaaaaggttCTCGTTCCCTGGCTGACTTTgaagacaaaatgaatgaa AAATGGAGGAAAGTTCTTGCAAAAAACAGGGAAAAGTTGCTCGGTGCCGgtgagaaggaaaaagaaaaggacaaaaaagtgacagacaaagaaaaagaggagaagaaagagaaaaaagag aaaaagaagaaagaaaagaagaagtcaAGCAGGGTGAGGAGAGACCTCCAGTGTGTTACTGGTGGTCGGTGCCACTCTGTTATTCAGaacacagtacacacacactctttcactgtaaatcattatatttatttgtctttgaaACAAGCGAATATTCTCAAGTCTCATGAACCctgctttcattgtgttttggtcaagcattcttcatcttcctcttcttcatcgaGTTCTGATTCCTCTAGCAGCTCCTCGTCTGAGTCTGAAGATGAG gaagaaaagaagagcaTGAAAAAgaaacggaagaaaaagaagtcGTCTAATCGGAGAGCATCGGACCCCTCAGAGGAAGAATCCGATGGAGAAAGCaag aaaaggaaacgaATCAAGGAAGAAGGCGACAAAGAAAAG GACGAACGGGGTCgtaggaagaagaggaaggccgACAGAGGTCACAGGGACTCCTCATCAGAGTCGTCTGCGGACACAGACGGGGAAGAG aCTGAAgccaagaagaaaaagagaagtagtgaggaaaaagagaaattcACA gacaagtccaagaagaagaggaaaaagaagcacaaaaaacacggccggaaaaagaaaaagaggacgGCCTCCCAGTCGGACTCAGAGCTCAACTAG
- the fam133b gene encoding protein FAM133 isoform X3, whose product MGKRDNRVAYINPIAAARARGPIQNSGPTIQDYLSRPRPTWEELKEQLEKKKKGSRSLADFEDKMNEKWRKVLAKNREKLLGAGEKEKEKDKKVTDKEKEEKKEKKEKKKKEKKKSSRVRRDLQCVTGGRCHSVIQNTVHTHSFTVNHYIYLSLKQANILKSHEPCFHCVLVKHSSSSSSSSSSDSSSSSSSESEDEEEKKSMKKKRKKKKSSNRRASDPSEEESDGESKKRKRIKEEGDKEKQDERGRRKKRKADRGHRDSSSESSADTDGEEDKSKKKRKKKHKKHGRKKKKRTASQSDSELN is encoded by the exons ATGGGCAAGAGAGACAATCGAGTG GCTTACATTAACCCGATTGCTGCCGCCCGAGCCAGAGGGCCGATACAGAACTCCGGACCGACCATACAGGATTATCTCAGCAGACCTCGGCCAACATG GGAGGAACTCAAGGAGCAgttggaaaagaagaaaaaaggttCTCGTTCCCTGGCTGACTTTgaagacaaaatgaatgaa AAATGGAGGAAAGTTCTTGCAAAAAACAGGGAAAAGTTGCTCGGTGCCGgtgagaaggaaaaagaaaaggacaaaaaagtgacagacaaagaaaaagaggagaagaaagagaaaaaagag aaaaagaagaaagaaaagaagaagtcaAGCAGGGTGAGGAGAGACCTCCAGTGTGTTACTGGTGGTCGGTGCCACTCTGTTATTCAGaacacagtacacacacactctttcactgtaaatcattatatttatttgtctttgaaACAAGCGAATATTCTCAAGTCTCATGAACCctgctttcattgtgttttggtcaagcattcttcatcttcctcttcttcatcgaGTTCTGATTCCTCTAGCAGCTCCTCGTCTGAGTCTGAAGATGAG gaagaaaagaagagcaTGAAAAAgaaacggaagaaaaagaagtcGTCTAATCGGAGAGCATCGGACCCCTCAGAGGAAGAATCCGATGGAGAAAGCaag aaaaggaaacgaATCAAGGAAGAAGGCGACAAAGAAAAG CAGGACGAACGGGGTCgtaggaagaagaggaaggccgACAGAGGTCACAGGGACTCCTCATCAGAGTCGTCTGCGGACACAGACGGGGAAGAG gacaagtccaagaagaagaggaaaaagaagcacaaaaaacacggccggaaaaagaaaaagaggacgGCCTCCCAGTCGGACTCAGAGCTCAACTAG
- the fam133b gene encoding protein FAM133 isoform X4 — MGKRDNRVAYINPIAAARARGPIQNSGPTIQDYLSRPRPTWEELKEQLEKKKKGSRSLADFEDKMNEKWRKVLAKNREKLLGAGEKEKEKDKKVTDKEKEEKKEKKEKKKKEKKKSSRVRRDLQCVTGGRCHSVIQNTVHTHSFTVNHYIYLSLKQANILKSHEPCFHCVLVKHSSSSSSSSSSDSSSSSSSESEDEEEKKSMKKKRKKKKSSNRRASDPSEEESDGESKKRKRIKEEGDKEKDERGRRKKRKADRGHRDSSSESSADTDGEEDKSKKKRKKKHKKHGRKKKKRTASQSDSELN; from the exons ATGGGCAAGAGAGACAATCGAGTG GCTTACATTAACCCGATTGCTGCCGCCCGAGCCAGAGGGCCGATACAGAACTCCGGACCGACCATACAGGATTATCTCAGCAGACCTCGGCCAACATG GGAGGAACTCAAGGAGCAgttggaaaagaagaaaaaaggttCTCGTTCCCTGGCTGACTTTgaagacaaaatgaatgaa AAATGGAGGAAAGTTCTTGCAAAAAACAGGGAAAAGTTGCTCGGTGCCGgtgagaaggaaaaagaaaaggacaaaaaagtgacagacaaagaaaaagaggagaagaaagagaaaaaagag aaaaagaagaaagaaaagaagaagtcaAGCAGGGTGAGGAGAGACCTCCAGTGTGTTACTGGTGGTCGGTGCCACTCTGTTATTCAGaacacagtacacacacactctttcactgtaaatcattatatttatttgtctttgaaACAAGCGAATATTCTCAAGTCTCATGAACCctgctttcattgtgttttggtcaagcattcttcatcttcctcttcttcatcgaGTTCTGATTCCTCTAGCAGCTCCTCGTCTGAGTCTGAAGATGAG gaagaaaagaagagcaTGAAAAAgaaacggaagaaaaagaagtcGTCTAATCGGAGAGCATCGGACCCCTCAGAGGAAGAATCCGATGGAGAAAGCaag aaaaggaaacgaATCAAGGAAGAAGGCGACAAAGAAAAG GACGAACGGGGTCgtaggaagaagaggaaggccgACAGAGGTCACAGGGACTCCTCATCAGAGTCGTCTGCGGACACAGACGGGGAAGAG gacaagtccaagaagaagaggaaaaagaagcacaaaaaacacggccggaaaaagaaaaagaggacgGCCTCCCAGTCGGACTCAGAGCTCAACTAG
- the fam133b gene encoding protein FAM133 isoform X5, whose protein sequence is MGKRDNRVAYINPIAAARARGPIQNSGPTIQDYLSRPRPTWEELKEQLEKKKKGSRSLADFEDKMNEKWRKVLAKNREKLLGAGEKEKEKDKKVTDKEKEEKKEKKEKKKKEKKKSSRVRRDLQCVTGGRCHSVIQNTVHTHSFTVNHYIYLSLKQANILKSHEPCFHCVLVKHSSSSSSSSSSDSSSSSSSESEDEEEKKSMKKKRKKKKSSNRRASDPSEEESDGESKKRKRIKEEGDKEKQDERGRRKKRKADRGHRDSSSESSADTDGEEVLKSFSGRVDSVEKG, encoded by the exons ATGGGCAAGAGAGACAATCGAGTG GCTTACATTAACCCGATTGCTGCCGCCCGAGCCAGAGGGCCGATACAGAACTCCGGACCGACCATACAGGATTATCTCAGCAGACCTCGGCCAACATG GGAGGAACTCAAGGAGCAgttggaaaagaagaaaaaaggttCTCGTTCCCTGGCTGACTTTgaagacaaaatgaatgaa AAATGGAGGAAAGTTCTTGCAAAAAACAGGGAAAAGTTGCTCGGTGCCGgtgagaaggaaaaagaaaaggacaaaaaagtgacagacaaagaaaaagaggagaagaaagagaaaaaagag aaaaagaagaaagaaaagaagaagtcaAGCAGGGTGAGGAGAGACCTCCAGTGTGTTACTGGTGGTCGGTGCCACTCTGTTATTCAGaacacagtacacacacactctttcactgtaaatcattatatttatttgtctttgaaACAAGCGAATATTCTCAAGTCTCATGAACCctgctttcattgtgttttggtcaagcattcttcatcttcctcttcttcatcgaGTTCTGATTCCTCTAGCAGCTCCTCGTCTGAGTCTGAAGATGAG gaagaaaagaagagcaTGAAAAAgaaacggaagaaaaagaagtcGTCTAATCGGAGAGCATCGGACCCCTCAGAGGAAGAATCCGATGGAGAAAGCaag aaaaggaaacgaATCAAGGAAGAAGGCGACAAAGAAAAG CAGGACGAACGGGGTCgtaggaagaagaggaaggccgACAGAGGTCACAGGGACTCCTCATCAGAGTCGTCTGCGGACACAGACGGGGAAGAGGTACTGAAATCTTTTTCGGGACGTGTTGAttcagttgaaaaaggttaa
- the fam133b gene encoding protein FAM133 isoform X7 encodes MGKRDNRVAYINPIAAARARGPIQNSGPTIQDYLSRPRPTWEELKEQLEKKKKGSRSLADFEDKMNEKWRKVLAKNREKLLGAGEKEKEKDKKVTDKEKEEKKEKKEKKKKEKKKSSRHSSSSSSSSSSDSSSSSSSESEDEEEKKSMKKKRKKKKSSNRRASDPSEEESDGESKKRKRIKEEGDKEKDERGRRKKRKADRGHRDSSSESSADTDGEETEAKKKKRSSEEKEKFTDKSKKKRKKKHKKHGRKKKKRTASQSDSELN; translated from the exons ATGGGCAAGAGAGACAATCGAGTG GCTTACATTAACCCGATTGCTGCCGCCCGAGCCAGAGGGCCGATACAGAACTCCGGACCGACCATACAGGATTATCTCAGCAGACCTCGGCCAACATG GGAGGAACTCAAGGAGCAgttggaaaagaagaaaaaaggttCTCGTTCCCTGGCTGACTTTgaagacaaaatgaatgaa AAATGGAGGAAAGTTCTTGCAAAAAACAGGGAAAAGTTGCTCGGTGCCGgtgagaaggaaaaagaaaaggacaaaaaagtgacagacaaagaaaaagaggagaagaaagagaaaaaagag aaaaagaagaaagaaaagaagaagtcaAGCAGG cattcttcatcttcctcttcttcatcgaGTTCTGATTCCTCTAGCAGCTCCTCGTCTGAGTCTGAAGATGAG gaagaaaagaagagcaTGAAAAAgaaacggaagaaaaagaagtcGTCTAATCGGAGAGCATCGGACCCCTCAGAGGAAGAATCCGATGGAGAAAGCaag aaaaggaaacgaATCAAGGAAGAAGGCGACAAAGAAAAG GACGAACGGGGTCgtaggaagaagaggaaggccgACAGAGGTCACAGGGACTCCTCATCAGAGTCGTCTGCGGACACAGACGGGGAAGAG aCTGAAgccaagaagaaaaagagaagtagtgaggaaaaagagaaattcACA gacaagtccaagaagaagaggaaaaagaagcacaaaaaacacggccggaaaaagaaaaagaggacgGCCTCCCAGTCGGACTCAGAGCTCAACTAG
- the fam133b gene encoding protein FAM133 isoform X6, with product MGKRDNRVAYINPIAAARARGPIQNSGPTIQDYLSRPRPTWEELKEQLEKKKKGSRSLADFEDKMNEKWRKVLAKNREKLLGAGEKEKEKDKKVTDKEKEEKKEKKEKKKKEKKKSSRHSSSSSSSSSSDSSSSSSSESEDEEEKKSMKKKRKKKKSSNRRASDPSEEESDGESKKRKRIKEEGDKEKQDERGRRKKRKADRGHRDSSSESSADTDGEETEAKKKKRSSEEKEKFTDKSKKKRKKKHKKHGRKKKKRTASQSDSELN from the exons ATGGGCAAGAGAGACAATCGAGTG GCTTACATTAACCCGATTGCTGCCGCCCGAGCCAGAGGGCCGATACAGAACTCCGGACCGACCATACAGGATTATCTCAGCAGACCTCGGCCAACATG GGAGGAACTCAAGGAGCAgttggaaaagaagaaaaaaggttCTCGTTCCCTGGCTGACTTTgaagacaaaatgaatgaa AAATGGAGGAAAGTTCTTGCAAAAAACAGGGAAAAGTTGCTCGGTGCCGgtgagaaggaaaaagaaaaggacaaaaaagtgacagacaaagaaaaagaggagaagaaagagaaaaaagag aaaaagaagaaagaaaagaagaagtcaAGCAGG cattcttcatcttcctcttcttcatcgaGTTCTGATTCCTCTAGCAGCTCCTCGTCTGAGTCTGAAGATGAG gaagaaaagaagagcaTGAAAAAgaaacggaagaaaaagaagtcGTCTAATCGGAGAGCATCGGACCCCTCAGAGGAAGAATCCGATGGAGAAAGCaag aaaaggaaacgaATCAAGGAAGAAGGCGACAAAGAAAAG CAGGACGAACGGGGTCgtaggaagaagaggaaggccgACAGAGGTCACAGGGACTCCTCATCAGAGTCGTCTGCGGACACAGACGGGGAAGAG aCTGAAgccaagaagaaaaagagaagtagtgaggaaaaagagaaattcACA gacaagtccaagaagaagaggaaaaagaagcacaaaaaacacggccggaaaaagaaaaagaggacgGCCTCCCAGTCGGACTCAGAGCTCAACTAG
- the LOC115409557 gene encoding progranulin-like produces MLKITFGLLVGVLAWGAAFSNVVCPDGNVCSDSSTCCKTTQGYGCCPYVKAVCCSDLRHCCPSGFRCNLVTQMCQKKDQPWLNIPMVKKEAAEEPDTVDLSLTPFQEIKDSPVPERQDASVFCDSYYKCPDGTTCCRHPKGAWFCCPYSPGRCCLDGYHCCPYGYDCDFSYQHCVRENLWYPFTPKQAPSSVPASLISTSEDQSSKTPMTALTEALSNGPEGGVIRCDSKFYCSPGHTCCRGTSGQWNCCPFPLGQCCSDGRHCCEYGYACDPSASSCRKWFSQIPSAEQQQAKAD; encoded by the exons aTGTTGAAGATCACCTTTGGGTTGTTAGTTGGGGTGCTTGCATGGGGGGCGGCTTTTTCTAACGTCGTCTGCCCCGATGGAAACGTGTGCTCagacagctccacctgctgcaagACCACACAGGGATATGGCTGCTGTCCATATGTGAAG gcggTGTGCTGCTCCGACCTGAGACACTGCTGCCCCTCAGGATTCCGCTGCAACCTGGTCACACAGATGTGTCAGAAGAAGGACCAGCCGTGGCTGAACATCCCCATGGTGAAgaaagaggctgcagaggagccaGACACAGTGGATCTGTCCTTGACTCCCTTCCAGGAGATTAAAGACAGCCCTGTCCCAGAGCGACAAGACGCTTCGGTCTTCTGTGACAGCTATTACAAATGTCCCGATGGCACGACTTGCTGCAGACACCCCAAAGGTGCCTGGTTCTGTTGTCCCTACTCTCCT GGAAGATGCTGTCTGGATGGCTACCATTGCTGTCCCTACGGCTACGACTGTGACTTTTCTTACCAACACTGTGTGAGGGAAAACCTGTGGTATCCTTTCACGCCCAAacaagctccatcctcagtgcCTGCCTCTCTCATTTCAACCTCAGAGGACCAGAGCAGCAAG ACACCAATGACCGCTCTAACAGAAGCTTTGAGCAACGGCCCCGAGGGTGGAGTCATTCGCTGTGATTCCAAGTTTTACTGCTCCCCGGGCCATACCTGCTGCAGGGGAACCTCTGGACAGTGGAACTGCTGTCCCTTCCCTCTG GGCCAGTGCTGTTCAGACGGTCGGCACTGCTGCGAGTACGGGTATGCCTGCGACCCCTCCGCTTCGTCGTGCAGAAAGTGGTTTTCTCAGATCCcctcagcagagcagcagcaggccaaaGCAGACTGA